From Calothrix sp. PCC 6303, a single genomic window includes:
- a CDS encoding anti-sigma factor antagonist (This anti-anti-sigma factor, or anti-sigma factor antagonist, belongs to a family that includes characterized members SpoIIAA, RsbV, RsfA, and RsfB.), which translates to MTSQPAEADFPVTYVNDSAIVQVPHRLSVLEAVAFKQICQDLMKANAVLKRIIVAFDQTTFMDSSGLGALVSNFKLTQEKGIEMMLRNVTPQVMAVLNLTGLDQVFPIETNEATALLSNVELEEQLPTTHPSIKSWMKRFIDIVGALVGLVITGILLIPIALAIQINDPGPVFFAQIRCGWMGKQFKIWKFRSMCVDAEAKKAELEKQNQVQGAFFKIDNDPRVTKVGRFLRRTSLDELPQFWNVLKGEMSLVGTRPPTPNEVGSYEVPEWQRLDVKPGMTGEWQVNGRSTIRSFEDVIRLDLQYQKNWSLIYDLKLILKTITILFDRKSGAV; encoded by the coding sequence ATGACTAGCCAACCCGCAGAGGCAGATTTTCCAGTCACATATGTGAATGACTCGGCAATAGTGCAGGTACCTCACAGGTTGAGCGTACTTGAGGCTGTAGCCTTTAAGCAAATCTGTCAAGATTTAATGAAAGCAAACGCTGTACTCAAGCGAATCATTGTTGCCTTTGATCAGACAACATTCATGGATAGCAGCGGTTTAGGTGCTTTGGTGAGTAATTTTAAACTCACCCAAGAAAAAGGCATTGAGATGATGTTACGTAACGTCACACCTCAAGTTATGGCAGTATTAAATCTGACAGGACTTGATCAAGTTTTTCCAATTGAAACGAATGAAGCAACTGCATTGCTCTCTAACGTCGAATTAGAAGAACAATTACCAACCACCCATCCTTCCATCAAGTCTTGGATGAAACGCTTTATCGATATTGTTGGAGCATTGGTTGGTTTGGTGATTACGGGGATTTTGTTGATTCCCATTGCCTTAGCAATTCAAATTAACGATCCCGGTCCCGTTTTCTTTGCTCAGATTCGCTGTGGCTGGATGGGAAAACAGTTTAAGATTTGGAAGTTTCGCTCAATGTGTGTTGATGCAGAAGCCAAAAAAGCAGAATTGGAAAAACAAAACCAAGTTCAAGGGGCATTTTTCAAGATTGATAATGATCCGCGAGTCACAAAGGTTGGTCGGTTTTTACGACGAACTAGCCTAGATGAACTACCACAATTTTGGAACGTTCTCAAAGGTGAAATGAGTTTAGTGGGGACTCGTCCCCCCACACCTAACGAGGTCGGTAGTTACGAAGTACCTGAATGGCAACGTTTGGATGTTAAACCAGGTATGACTGGTGAATGGCAAGTCAATGGCAGATCGACAATCCGTAGCTTTGAAGATGTAATCCGTTTGGATTTGCAATATCAGAAAAACTGGAGCTTAATATACGATTTGAAGCTGATTTTGAAAACAATCACCATTTTGTTTGATCGTAAAAGCGGTGCAGTCTAA
- a CDS encoding YcjF family protein: protein MVVKLQRPILVGGLGLSFVLWLFSSLQDSLVQVGEVSLLSLIIVGGGLWFLKQNRVPTTIESVENLPRDRATVVSEISQAEVVVNCLANEAENHPLLTNLRQQVSNLETEIDRNEIKLAVTGGKSTGKTTLIQTLAANWQPGINQAVSFEETAPLFIQDATNLKGIFASNDYVLFLVNGDITSSEYQFLQQLKTNNHRTTLVFNKQDQYSPDERTSIFLSLQQRMSGNVITTSAAPLPIKVRQHSDDGSFQEYLEQPAPDTEKLQQHLLDVLTQQGQQLVWATTVRKARLLKFEAKNSLNTLRKERATPITEQYQWIAAAAAFANPVPALDLLATAAINAQMVMDLGNIYQQKFSLEQAKTVAAEMGGLMLKLGLVELSTKAIGIVLKSNAVTFAVGGVIQGVSAAYLTRIAGLALVEYFQAQEIAIDTGNALNLDKLRQTLQNVFQQNQQISYLQGFIQQGVKRLLPETEITLDHTPA from the coding sequence ATAGTTGTGAAGTTGCAGCGACCAATATTAGTGGGAGGACTGGGACTGTCCTTTGTGTTGTGGCTATTTAGTAGCTTGCAAGACTCACTTGTCCAAGTCGGTGAAGTAAGTTTATTAAGTTTAATTATAGTTGGTGGAGGTTTGTGGTTCCTTAAGCAGAACCGCGTACCAACTACCATAGAATCAGTAGAGAATTTACCACGCGATCGCGCTACTGTAGTATCGGAGATTTCTCAAGCTGAAGTTGTGGTGAATTGTTTAGCCAACGAAGCCGAAAATCACCCCCTATTAACTAACTTACGCCAACAAGTTAGTAATTTAGAAACCGAAATTGACAGAAACGAAATAAAATTAGCTGTCACAGGTGGCAAATCTACAGGTAAAACCACACTAATTCAAACCCTTGCCGCAAATTGGCAACCAGGAATAAACCAAGCAGTTAGCTTTGAGGAAACAGCCCCATTATTTATTCAAGATGCTACTAACCTCAAGGGGATATTCGCCTCCAACGATTATGTACTGTTTCTCGTTAACGGTGACATCACCAGCAGCGAATATCAATTTCTCCAACAGCTAAAAACCAATAATCATCGCACCACACTGGTTTTTAATAAACAAGACCAATATTCACCAGACGAACGTACCAGCATTTTCCTGTCATTGCAACAGCGGATGTCAGGAAATGTGATTACCACATCAGCAGCACCACTTCCTATTAAAGTTCGTCAACATAGCGATGACGGTTCCTTTCAAGAATACTTAGAACAACCAGCACCTGATACTGAAAAACTTCAGCAACACTTGCTTGATGTTTTAACACAACAAGGACAACAGTTAGTTTGGGCAACAACAGTTAGGAAAGCCAGATTGTTGAAGTTTGAAGCCAAAAATAGCCTCAATACCCTCAGAAAGGAACGTGCAACCCCTATAACTGAACAATATCAGTGGATAGCTGCTGCTGCTGCCTTCGCCAATCCTGTACCAGCATTGGATCTTTTAGCGACAGCAGCTATAAATGCCCAAATGGTAATGGATTTAGGCAATATCTATCAGCAGAAGTTTTCTTTAGAACAGGCAAAAACCGTAGCCGCAGAAATGGGTGGATTGATGCTGAAATTGGGTTTGGTGGAACTTTCCACCAAGGCAATCGGTATAGTTTTAAAAAGTAATGCTGTCACCTTTGCAGTTGGTGGTGTCATCCAAGGTGTAAGTGCAGCATACCTAACGAGAATTGCTGGTTTAGCTTTGGTAGAATATTTCCAAGCACAGGAAATTGCCATCGATACGGGTAATGCTTTGAATCTGGATAAACTCCGTCAAACCCTGCAAAATGTCTTCCAACAAAATCAGCAAATATCCTACTTACAAGGTTTTATTCAGCAAGGAGTAAAACGCTTGTTACCGGAAACTGAAATCACTCTTGATCATACTCCTGCCTAA
- a CDS encoding CGLD27 family protein, with amino-acid sequence MMESSVSHCPVPTEQQPVNEYEQLKSAWLFRDCAASLWDYITKIAWIFGITGFFAIPVAAASFPPHKYLTEFVLSGMAGASIGVVLILVRLYLGWIYVRDRLMSPVVFYEESGWYDGQTWKKPQEVLTRDRLIVSYQLQPILRRLQLTFLGLAALYVAGTIIWQTL; translated from the coding sequence ATGATGGAATCGTCGGTTTCCCATTGCCCAGTTCCTACCGAACAACAGCCTGTAAATGAATATGAGCAGTTAAAGTCAGCTTGGCTATTTCGTGATTGTGCCGCTAGCTTGTGGGATTACATCACGAAAATCGCCTGGATTTTCGGGATTACGGGTTTTTTTGCGATTCCCGTTGCTGCTGCAAGTTTTCCCCCTCACAAATATTTGACAGAGTTTGTCTTAAGTGGGATGGCTGGGGCTAGTATTGGGGTGGTTTTGATTTTAGTGCGTTTATATTTGGGCTGGATTTATGTACGCGATCGCTTAATGAGTCCAGTGGTGTTTTATGAGGAATCCGGGTGGTACGATGGACAAACCTGGAAAAAACCCCAAGAAGTGTTAACACGCGATCGCTTAATTGTTTCTTACCAACTTCAACCAATATTACGCCGCCTGCAACTCACTTTTTTGGGCTTGGCGGCTCTATACGTTGCTGGTACAATCATCTGGCAAACTTTATAA
- a CDS encoding glycosyltransferase family 4 protein — MRILIYSYNYYPEPIGIAPLMTELAEGLVKRGHEVRVVTAMPNYPQREIYEAYRGKMFVEEEKNGVQIRRSFVWIRPQPNLLDRVMLDASFVVTSFLPALLGWRPDVILTTSPSLPGCVPAAALGGIFGCPVVLNLQDILPDAAIHVGLIKSKFLIKVFTALEKFSYRTATKISVIADGFVDNLLKKGVKASKMVQIPNWVDVNFIRPMPKEGNAFRETHNLQGKFVVQYSGNIALTQGLETVVKAASKLRHIPDITFVIVGEASGLQRLQQECQDNGADNVLLLPFQPREKLPEMLAAADVGLVVQKKNVISFNMPSKIQVLLASGRALVASVPDNGTAARAIRNSQGGVVVPPEDAEALAAAILELYQNPEQVNSLGYNSRKFAVENYSFDNALNQYESLFNAVVKRNISKPTPNMVRHPLTVAPAYEPVFYTVNDAEIRESKVVTKP, encoded by the coding sequence ATGCGAATTTTAATTTACTCCTACAACTACTATCCCGAACCAATTGGAATTGCCCCGTTGATGACGGAATTAGCTGAAGGACTCGTAAAACGTGGTCATGAAGTGCGTGTTGTGACAGCAATGCCAAATTACCCCCAACGAGAAATCTATGAAGCATATCGGGGTAAGATGTTTGTTGAGGAAGAGAAAAATGGTGTGCAAATTCGCCGCAGTTTCGTTTGGATTCGTCCGCAACCAAATTTATTAGACCGGGTAATGCTGGATGCTAGTTTTGTTGTCACTAGCTTTTTACCTGCTTTGCTCGGTTGGAGACCAGATGTAATTTTAACAACATCACCATCGTTACCAGGTTGTGTTCCGGCTGCTGCTTTGGGTGGTATCTTTGGTTGTCCTGTGGTGCTAAATTTACAAGATATTTTACCTGATGCGGCAATCCATGTGGGATTGATCAAGAGTAAATTCCTAATTAAGGTATTTACAGCTTTAGAGAAGTTTTCTTACCGAACTGCTACCAAAATTAGTGTGATTGCTGATGGTTTTGTGGATAACCTTCTGAAGAAAGGTGTCAAGGCAAGCAAAATGGTACAAATTCCCAACTGGGTTGATGTTAATTTTATTCGTCCAATGCCTAAAGAGGGAAATGCTTTTAGAGAGACGCACAATTTACAAGGTAAATTCGTGGTGCAGTATTCCGGTAATATTGCCTTGACTCAAGGGTTAGAGACAGTTGTCAAAGCTGCTAGTAAATTACGTCACATTCCCGATATTACTTTTGTAATTGTGGGTGAAGCTAGTGGTTTACAGCGTTTACAACAAGAATGTCAGGACAATGGTGCCGATAATGTGTTGTTGCTACCTTTCCAACCACGGGAAAAATTACCGGAAATGTTAGCCGCTGCTGATGTTGGCTTGGTGGTGCAGAAGAAAAATGTTATTTCGTTCAACATGCCCTCGAAAATTCAGGTACTTTTAGCTAGTGGTCGGGCTTTGGTGGCTTCGGTACCCGATAATGGGACAGCAGCAAGGGCTATTCGTAATAGTCAAGGTGGTGTGGTTGTACCACCAGAGGATGCGGAAGCTTTAGCAGCAGCAATTTTGGAATTGTATCAAAATCCCGAACAGGTAAATTCCCTAGGTTATAACAGCCGAAAATTTGCGGTGGAAAATTATTCCTTTGATAATGCTTTGAATCAGTATGAATCATTATTTAATGCTGTGGTTAAACGGAATATTTCCAAGCCGACACCAAATATGGTGCGTCACCCATTAACTGTGGCACCTGCTTATGAACCCGTATTTTATACGGTTAATGATGCTGAAATTAGAGAATCAAAGGTGGTAACTAAGCCCTAA
- a CDS encoding glycosyltransferase family 4 protein: MRIAWIGKKSPFCGNVTYSREITNALLDRGHQVSFLHFAQEDTDPENWPNCREVSLPFIYKSQVYTIPTFKATKVLTDSLRQIQPDVVHASLTLSPLDFFLPEICEELNLPLIATFHTPFAGKGAKLVSGTQLLAYQLYAPFLGHYNSVIVFSQIQRELLARLGVPEANIAVIPNGVDADKYSPGSSQLKAEFKAERLFVYQGRIAAEKNVEALLRAWRQAPMDPGSKLLIVGDGPLKSSLESFYGEEYNIIWLGFIADEARRIEILRGADVFILPSLVEGLSLSLLEAMSSGLACLATDVGADGEVLEKGAGVVLSTKSTRSQLRTLLPLFQDHPELTTVLGQKARQRILEKYTLKDNVSQLEALYQTILQQPRMQVSRRA; encoded by the coding sequence ATGCGTATAGCTTGGATTGGAAAAAAGTCACCCTTTTGCGGTAACGTTACCTACAGTCGAGAAATCACCAATGCATTGTTAGACCGGGGACACCAAGTTAGTTTTTTACACTTCGCGCAAGAAGACACCGATCCTGAAAATTGGCCAAATTGCCGGGAAGTATCCCTACCTTTTATTTATAAGTCCCAAGTTTATACAATCCCGACTTTCAAAGCGACTAAAGTTTTAACCGATTCGTTACGGCAAATTCAACCTGACGTTGTACATGCTTCCCTAACATTATCTCCACTAGATTTTTTTCTGCCCGAAATTTGTGAAGAATTAAACTTACCATTGATTGCCACTTTTCACACACCTTTCGCGGGTAAAGGTGCGAAACTAGTTTCAGGAACGCAACTGTTAGCTTATCAGCTTTATGCACCGTTTTTGGGGCACTACAACAGCGTGATTGTGTTTTCGCAAATCCAACGGGAACTTTTAGCGCGTTTAGGTGTACCAGAAGCGAATATTGCTGTTATTCCCAATGGGGTTGATGCAGATAAATATTCCCCAGGAAGTTCTCAACTTAAAGCTGAATTTAAAGCTGAACGCTTATTTGTTTATCAAGGTAGAATTGCCGCCGAGAAGAATGTAGAAGCTTTATTGAGGGCTTGGAGGCAAGCACCAATGGATCCGGGTAGTAAACTACTTATAGTTGGTGATGGACCATTGAAGTCTTCCTTAGAGTCATTTTATGGTGAAGAATACAATATTATTTGGTTAGGATTTATTGCTGATGAAGCTCGCCGGATTGAAATATTACGGGGGGCAGATGTGTTTATTTTACCATCACTGGTGGAAGGACTATCACTATCTTTATTAGAAGCAATGTCTAGTGGTTTGGCATGTTTAGCTACAGACGTGGGTGCTGATGGCGAAGTTTTAGAGAAAGGTGCAGGCGTAGTCTTGAGTACAAAGAGTACGCGATCGCAATTACGAACTTTGCTACCATTATTCCAGGATCACCCTGAACTTACAACCGTCTTAGGGCAAAAAGCTAGACAAAGAATCTTAGAAAAATACACACTCAAAGACAACGTATCTCAGTTAGAAGCACTATATCAAACAATTTTACAACAACCGAGAATGCAAGTTAGTCGTAGAGCGTAA
- a CDS encoding asparaginase: MKKRTQAAAIEVRLLREGIIESKHTVEAVVSDNRGRILSVAGNAETATFVRSALKPFQALAVTTTGTLERYNLSDRDLAIITSSHKGTIDQVRQVFNVLWRADIDPTALKCPVPQGKSSNLEYNCSGKHAGMLAVCQQRNFPLATYLDRKHPVQQLILTKVAELLRMPAAEFIAVHDDCGVPTYLMQLGQMADLYAQLASGNSLDMERIIRAMTHHSTMVAGDGEFDTELMRLTPGEIVSKSGAEGVQCLSRIGEGMGLAIKVMDGAKRAKYAVAIHLLQRLGWITPSVAEALSEKFMNLGKYTRLEVIGELSFL, from the coding sequence ATGAAGAAACGAACTCAAGCCGCTGCAATAGAAGTTAGACTGCTGCGCGAAGGTATTATCGAATCTAAGCATACTGTTGAGGCTGTAGTTTCTGACAATCGAGGAAGAATATTATCAGTTGCGGGAAATGCAGAAACTGCCACATTTGTCCGTTCCGCACTCAAACCATTCCAAGCATTGGCTGTCACAACTACAGGTACTCTAGAACGCTATAATTTAAGCGATCGTGACCTAGCAATTATTACCAGTTCCCATAAAGGTACAATCGACCAAGTTAGACAAGTGTTTAATGTGCTGTGGCGGGCTGATATCGACCCCACAGCCCTCAAATGCCCGGTTCCCCAAGGAAAAAGTAGCAATCTGGAGTATAACTGTTCCGGAAAACACGCGGGAATGCTGGCAGTTTGTCAACAACGTAATTTTCCCCTAGCTACCTATCTGGATCGAAAACACCCAGTTCAGCAATTGATTTTAACAAAAGTTGCTGAACTTCTGCGGATGCCAGCAGCCGAGTTTATCGCTGTTCATGATGACTGTGGTGTTCCCACATACTTGATGCAGCTAGGACAAATGGCTGATTTGTATGCTCAATTGGCATCAGGGAACAGCTTGGATATGGAACGCATTATCCGCGCTATGACTCACCACTCCACCATGGTAGCTGGAGATGGGGAATTTGATACGGAATTAATGCGCCTAACTCCCGGCGAAATTGTCAGCAAATCTGGGGCTGAAGGTGTTCAATGTCTCAGTCGCATCGGGGAAGGCATGGGACTGGCGATCAAAGTTATGGATGGGGCAAAACGAGCAAAATACGCCGTTGCAATTCACTTACTCCAACGATTAGGATGGATCACTCCCAGCGTTGCCGAAGCCCTATCCGAAAAGTTTATGAACCTAGGAAAATACACACGTTTAGAAGTAATTGGTGAATTATCGTTTTTGTAG
- a CDS encoding MFS transporter, with the protein MMQPSDLDRKILSPLPSHITKSNRVTPPKNNYLSAVPSSPFNQEMSAKDISQDNNITSDSVRNKDINNPSEKASTENLLSEDSHHQDDKSNAFKGENDNKIPNLQLVLNSEETEKQGFLPVLKNSNFLALWGGQVFCQLADKVYLVLMIALINTQFQTGESSIGGWVSALMMAFTIPAVLFGSLAGVFVDRWSKKTVLVSTNIFRGILVLAIPPLLWFTHDWQPVGVLPVGFLIILGVTFLVSTLTQFFAPAEQAAIPLVVPEKDLLSANSLYTTTMMASVIVGFAVGEPLLAAADQIWSNFGGMDGLGKELVVGGSYAIAGLILLCLITKEKPQDATLEKPHVFADLKDGFGYLKTNKQIRNSLIQLVLLFSVFAALTVLAVRMAEIIPNLKPQQFGFLLAAGGVGIALGAIIIGQFGQRFSHRQLSLYGCLGMAVSLAGLAIFTQQLFIVLGLITLVGIFGALIGIPTQTAIQTETPAEMRGKVFGLQNNVINIALSLPLALAGIAEAFLGLRIVFFALSMIVFLGGAFTWYGSGE; encoded by the coding sequence ATGATGCAACCATCTGATTTGGATCGAAAAATCCTATCGCCATTACCTAGTCACATTACAAAATCTAACCGAGTAACACCACCCAAAAATAATTATTTGAGTGCGGTTCCTTCTTCTCCATTCAATCAGGAAATGTCAGCAAAAGATATTTCCCAAGACAATAATATAACTTCTGATTCTGTCAGGAATAAAGATATCAATAATCCGTCAGAAAAAGCATCAACAGAAAATTTATTATCTGAAGATTCTCATCATCAAGATGACAAATCGAATGCTTTTAAAGGCGAGAATGATAATAAAATACCAAATTTACAACTAGTATTAAACTCAGAAGAAACTGAAAAACAGGGATTTTTACCAGTTTTAAAAAATTCCAACTTTTTAGCACTTTGGGGCGGACAAGTTTTTTGTCAATTAGCTGATAAAGTCTATTTAGTATTGATGATTGCTCTGATTAACACCCAGTTTCAAACTGGTGAAAGTAGTATTGGTGGCTGGGTGTCAGCATTGATGATGGCATTTACAATTCCAGCAGTATTATTTGGTTCTTTGGCAGGGGTTTTTGTCGATCGTTGGTCGAAAAAAACCGTGTTAGTATCGACTAATATTTTTCGAGGAATTTTGGTTCTAGCTATCCCCCCATTACTGTGGTTTACCCACGATTGGCAGCCAGTGGGGGTGCTGCCGGTGGGATTTTTGATTATTTTGGGAGTCACCTTTTTAGTTTCGACACTGACACAGTTCTTTGCCCCCGCAGAACAAGCAGCTATTCCGTTGGTAGTTCCAGAAAAAGATTTACTATCAGCAAATTCGCTGTATACCACCACCATGATGGCATCAGTAATAGTTGGGTTTGCAGTGGGAGAACCATTGTTAGCAGCAGCAGATCAAATCTGGTCAAACTTTGGTGGTATGGATGGATTAGGTAAGGAATTAGTGGTGGGAGGCAGTTATGCGATCGCAGGATTAATTCTGCTATGTTTAATTACTAAGGAAAAACCCCAAGACGCAACCCTAGAAAAGCCTCACGTTTTTGCTGATTTAAAAGACGGATTTGGCTACCTCAAAACCAATAAACAAATCCGTAATTCTTTAATCCAATTAGTTCTCCTGTTTTCAGTATTTGCAGCTTTAACAGTCTTAGCTGTGAGAATGGCTGAAATTATTCCCAACCTAAAACCCCAACAATTTGGCTTTCTCCTGGCAGCAGGTGGTGTTGGTATCGCACTAGGGGCTATAATCATAGGTCAGTTTGGTCAGCGTTTCTCCCATAGACAACTAAGTTTATATGGATGCTTGGGAATGGCTGTATCTTTGGCAGGACTTGCTATCTTCACTCAACAGTTATTCATAGTGTTAGGTTTAATCACCTTAGTTGGTATATTTGGGGCATTAATCGGTATCCCTACCCAAACCGCAATCCAAACCGAAACCCCCGCTGAAATGCGTGGGAAAGTCTTCGGATTACAAAATAACGTGATTAATATTGCCCTATCTCTGCCCCTGGCTCTAGCTGGTATCGCTGAAGCCTTCTTGGGATTAAGAATAGTCTTTTTTGCCCTATCAATGATAGTTTTCCTCGGAGGTGCATTTACCTGGTATGGTAGCGGGGAATAA
- the deoC gene encoding deoxyribose-phosphate aldolase codes for MAIDHADIDIAPFIDHSLLIPTATLQQVQQWCEEADRFGFAAVCINPTYVQQAAEFLHGKNPKVCTVIGFPTGAVTTATKLYEAQEAVENGAKELDLVINLGWLKSGETEKMHREIAEICAETGQPVKVILETTLLTDTEKRLAAEIAMDAGAQFLKTSTGWNGGATVDDVRLLKELAKDRVGIKASGGIRTVEQALDLIVAGATRLGTSNGVALLRQRSNPKQQE; via the coding sequence ATGGCAATAGATCATGCGGATATTGATATCGCTCCATTTATCGATCATTCGCTGCTGATACCCACTGCTACCCTGCAACAGGTTCAGCAATGGTGCGAAGAAGCCGATAGATTTGGTTTTGCAGCAGTTTGTATAAATCCTACTTATGTACAGCAAGCAGCAGAATTCCTTCATGGCAAAAACCCAAAGGTATGTACTGTCATCGGTTTCCCCACTGGTGCAGTGACTACGGCAACAAAGCTATATGAAGCACAGGAAGCAGTAGAAAACGGCGCTAAAGAATTAGATCTGGTAATCAATTTAGGTTGGTTGAAATCAGGCGAAACGGAAAAAATGCACCGCGAAATTGCTGAGATTTGTGCGGAAACAGGACAACCGGTTAAGGTTATATTAGAAACAACCCTATTAACAGATACTGAGAAGCGATTAGCGGCGGAAATTGCGATGGATGCAGGAGCGCAATTTCTCAAAACTAGTACGGGGTGGAATGGGGGTGCAACGGTTGATGATGTTCGACTTCTCAAAGAACTAGCCAAAGATAGGGTAGGAATTAAGGCTTCAGGGGGTATTCGTACAGTTGAACAAGCTCTAGACTTAATAGTGGCAGGTGCAACTCGCTTAGGAACTTCTAATGGTGTTGCTTTACTACGTCAGCGTAGTAATCCCAAGCAACAGGAGTAG
- the rsfS gene encoding ribosome silencing factor yields the protein MSDNFPVNFPSQSVAVTNNTVNNISIDDNDSSAQLALSAALAGSERKAADICLLKISEVSYLADYFVVMTGYSRVQVRAIADSVEDKIEEDLHRRPLRSEGKADGNWILHDYGDVIVHVMMTKEREFYNLEAFWGHGERIEFSPPHDGSQPI from the coding sequence ATGTCCGATAACTTCCCAGTAAATTTTCCCTCACAATCCGTTGCAGTGACAAATAACACAGTCAACAACATATCAATCGATGACAATGACAGTAGCGCTCAACTAGCCTTGAGTGCAGCCTTAGCTGGATCTGAACGCAAAGCTGCTGACATTTGTCTTTTGAAGATTTCGGAAGTATCGTACCTGGCTGATTATTTTGTTGTCATGACTGGTTACTCGCGGGTACAAGTACGAGCGATCGCTGATTCAGTAGAAGATAAAATTGAAGAAGATTTACACCGTCGTCCTTTACGTAGCGAAGGTAAAGCTGACGGTAACTGGATTCTCCATGATTATGGTGATGTGATTGTTCATGTGATGATGACTAAAGAACGGGAATTCTACAATTTAGAAGCCTTTTGGGGTCATGGAGAGCGAATTGAGTTTTCGCCCCCCCATGATGGGAGTCAGCCAATATGA
- the recO gene encoding DNA repair protein RecO — MSKTYKATGINLKATVFGESDRLVTILTKEFGLLKAIAPGSRKHNSSLGGRSAMFVVNELLIAKGKTLDKITQAQTIKSYPGLAKNLLKLVASQYLAEIVLCEAISELPQEELYELLNEHLTRLEDSPSNDSVTILALLVQAMFQFLTLAGFTPQVQTCCLTQKPLIINFQDPNWRVGFSISAGGTVSIKAWEEAKLEAIKVQQAREDDSKITTTMELLPTSWETIFHQQELPPLTKRLKAGELLLLQQLSQTDTLVLDIANNSNWISIEKILRQYAQYHFGRSIRSAALIDSYFAAHYDATI; from the coding sequence ATGAGTAAAACTTACAAAGCCACGGGAATTAATCTCAAGGCTACGGTATTCGGCGAATCGGATAGATTGGTGACAATTTTAACTAAAGAATTTGGTTTGCTGAAAGCGATCGCACCCGGTTCTAGGAAGCATAATTCCAGTCTAGGTGGACGTAGTGCGATGTTTGTCGTTAATGAGCTATTAATTGCCAAGGGAAAAACTCTAGACAAAATTACTCAGGCACAAACTATAAAATCTTACCCAGGATTGGCAAAAAACTTACTAAAGTTAGTTGCCAGTCAGTATTTAGCTGAGATAGTTTTGTGTGAAGCTATCAGTGAACTACCCCAAGAAGAACTTTACGAATTATTAAACGAACATCTGACTCGGTTGGAAGATTCACCCAGTAACGATTCTGTGACGATTTTAGCCTTGCTAGTGCAAGCTATGTTTCAATTTTTAACCCTAGCTGGTTTTACACCGCAAGTCCAAACCTGTTGTTTGACACAAAAACCACTAATAATAAATTTTCAAGACCCCAACTGGCGGGTAGGATTTAGTATTAGCGCAGGTGGAACAGTTAGTATTAAAGCATGGGAAGAAGCGAAATTAGAAGCAATTAAAGTACAGCAGGCAAGGGAAGATGACTCGAAAATTACAACCACGATGGAATTGCTACCAACTTCCTGGGAAACTATTTTTCATCAACAAGAATTACCACCTTTAACTAAACGTCTCAAGGCTGGGGAACTGTTACTACTTCAGCAACTATCACAAACAGATACTCTTGTGCTGGATATCGCTAATAATAGTAATTGGATATCTATAGAAAAAATATTGCGCCAATATGCACAGTACCATTTTGGTCGCTCAATTCGCTCTGCTGCCCTAATTGATTCTTATTTTGCTGCCCATTATGATGCAACCATCTGA